In Massilia violaceinigra, one DNA window encodes the following:
- the glnA gene encoding type I glutamate--ammonia ligase, giving the protein MAMTAAEVLEMVKEKHVRFVDFRFADTRGKEQHVTVPVSHFDLDKFESGHAFDGSSIAGWKGIEASDMLLMPDPNTANIDPFMEEVTLFMQCDVIEPADGKGYDRDPRSIAKRAEAYLKSTGIGDTAYFGPEPEFFIFDSVRWKIDMSGCFVKIDSDESSWATDAKTEGGNSGHRPTVKGGYFPVPPVDSFQDMRSEMCLILEELGIPVEVHHHEVAGAGQNEIGTRFSTLVERADWTQNLKYVVWNVAHSYGKTATFMPKPIVGDNGSGMHVHQSIWKDGKNLFAGDGYAGLSEDALFYIGGIIKHAKALNAITNPGTNSYKRLVPGYEAPVKLAYSAKNRSASIRIPHVANPKGRRIETRFPDPLANVYLCFAALLMAGLDGIANKIHPGEAASKDLYHLPPEEDALIPTVCASLEEALDNLNKDREFLTRGGVFSNSMIDAYIELKMQDVQRMRMTTHPAEFDMYYSL; this is encoded by the coding sequence ATGGCAATGACGGCCGCAGAAGTCTTGGAAATGGTTAAAGAGAAGCACGTTCGCTTTGTGGACTTTCGCTTCGCCGACACGCGTGGCAAAGAGCAGCACGTAACGGTTCCGGTATCGCACTTCGATCTCGACAAATTTGAATCGGGCCACGCTTTCGACGGCTCGTCGATCGCCGGCTGGAAGGGCATCGAAGCGTCCGACATGCTGCTCATGCCAGACCCGAACACGGCCAACATCGATCCGTTCATGGAAGAAGTCACGCTGTTCATGCAGTGCGACGTCATCGAGCCAGCCGATGGCAAGGGCTACGACCGCGACCCGCGTTCGATCGCCAAGCGCGCCGAAGCCTACCTCAAGTCGACCGGCATCGGCGACACCGCCTACTTCGGCCCTGAGCCGGAATTCTTCATCTTCGACAGCGTGCGCTGGAAGATCGACATGTCGGGCTGCTTCGTCAAGATCGATTCGGATGAATCGTCGTGGGCGACCGATGCCAAGACCGAAGGCGGCAACAGCGGCCACCGTCCAACCGTCAAGGGCGGCTACTTCCCGGTGCCACCAGTCGATTCGTTCCAGGACATGCGCTCGGAAATGTGCCTGATCCTCGAAGAACTGGGCATCCCGGTCGAAGTGCACCACCACGAAGTGGCCGGCGCCGGCCAGAATGAAATCGGCACCAGGTTCTCGACCCTGGTCGAGCGCGCCGACTGGACCCAGAACCTGAAATACGTGGTCTGGAACGTGGCCCACAGCTATGGCAAGACCGCCACCTTCATGCCGAAACCGATCGTTGGCGACAACGGCTCGGGCATGCACGTGCACCAGTCGATCTGGAAAGACGGCAAAAACCTGTTCGCCGGCGACGGCTATGCCGGCCTGTCGGAAGATGCGCTGTTCTACATCGGCGGCATCATCAAGCACGCCAAGGCACTGAACGCGATCACCAACCCGGGCACCAACTCGTACAAGCGTCTCGTGCCAGGCTACGAAGCGCCGGTCAAGCTGGCTTACTCGGCCAAGAACCGTTCGGCATCGATCCGCATCCCGCACGTGGCGAACCCGAAAGGCCGCCGCATCGAGACCCGCTTCCCGGATCCGCTGGCCAACGTGTACCTGTGCTTCGCCGCGCTGCTGATGGCTGGCCTGGACGGTATCGCCAACAAGATCCACCCGGGCGAAGCAGCGTCGAAAGACCTGTACCACCTGCCGCCGGAAGAAGACGCGCTGATCCCGACCGTGTGCGCCTCGCTCGAAGAAGCGCTCGACAACCTGAACAAGGACCGCGAGTTCCTGACGCGCGGTGGTGTTTTCAGCAACAGCATGATCGATGCCTACATCGAACTGAAAATGCAGGACGTGCAGCGCATGCGCATGACCACGCACCCGGCCGAGTTCGACATGTACTACTCGCTGTAA
- a CDS encoding DUF4124 domain-containing protein, producing MSRIRPHRPLRMPLLALVLFAGLGAQLPARADIYLCVDASGRKELTDNPKPGCKQLDVPNNIPAPSARKSSGPAKPVTTPTDFPKVGDSEQRARDSDRRQILNDELRAEEKKLAELKREYNKGEPERQGNEKNYAKYEERVKSMAENIARAEKNIEALRREISNIK from the coding sequence ATGTCCCGAATTCGCCCGCACCGACCGCTGCGTATGCCTTTGCTGGCGCTGGTGCTGTTCGCCGGCCTCGGCGCGCAGCTGCCGGCCCGGGCCGACATCTATTTATGCGTCGATGCCAGCGGGCGCAAGGAGTTGACCGACAACCCCAAGCCGGGCTGCAAGCAGCTCGATGTGCCGAACAATATCCCCGCTCCGTCGGCGCGCAAGAGCAGCGGTCCGGCCAAGCCGGTGACCACGCCGACCGATTTCCCCAAGGTGGGCGACAGCGAGCAGCGCGCGCGCGACTCCGACCGGCGCCAGATTCTCAACGACGAATTGCGCGCCGAAGAGAAGAAGCTGGCCGAACTCAAACGCGAATACAACAAGGGCGAGCCTGAACGCCAGGGCAACGAGAAGAACTACGCCAAGTACGAAGAGCGGGTCAAGTCGATGGCCGAGAACATCGCGCGCGCCGAGAAGAACATCGAAGCGCTGCGGCGCGAAATTTCAAACATTAAATGA
- the glnL gene encoding nitrogen regulation protein NR(II), which translates to MTPVLTPALPPAAPGVARREALAGLDLLASAVLLVDADGTITFANAAAENLLESSLRALQRQQLHTLFLNAEELLNLCAQALAHKYSDLRQDLTLERSGRDPLHVHSIVSEAGESGIVIELRENVQQLKLDREERILDQSQVNKELVRNLAHEIKNPLGGIRGAAQLLELELPARHLTQLREYTQVIIKEADRLQTLVDRLLAPHRRPHIVGDVNIHEVCERVRSLILAEFPLGLSIRRDYDASIPEFRGDKEQLIQTVLNIAHNAAQALSERIVAGDAELVFKTRVARQVTLAKVRYGLALDLHIIDNGPGIPPQIRDRIFYPLVSGREGGSGLGLTLAQTFVQQHMGVIECESRPGFTDFRILLPLP; encoded by the coding sequence ATGACCCCGGTCTTGACCCCGGCCTTGCCCCCGGCCGCGCCTGGCGTCGCACGGCGCGAGGCCCTGGCCGGCCTCGATTTGCTGGCGTCGGCCGTGCTGCTGGTCGACGCCGACGGCACCATCACCTTCGCCAACGCGGCCGCCGAGAATCTGCTGGAAAGCTCGCTCAGGGCCCTGCAACGCCAGCAGCTCCATACCCTGTTCCTCAACGCCGAGGAATTACTCAATCTGTGCGCGCAGGCGCTGGCCCATAAATACTCCGACCTGCGCCAGGACCTGACCCTGGAGCGCAGCGGGCGCGACCCGCTGCACGTGCACAGTATCGTCAGCGAGGCCGGCGAATCGGGCATCGTGATCGAACTGCGCGAGAACGTCCAGCAGTTGAAACTCGACCGCGAAGAGCGCATCCTCGACCAGAGCCAGGTCAACAAGGAACTGGTGCGCAACCTGGCGCACGAGATCAAAAATCCCCTGGGCGGCATCCGCGGCGCGGCGCAGCTGCTCGAACTCGAACTGCCGGCGCGCCATCTGACCCAGCTGCGCGAATACACGCAGGTGATCATCAAGGAAGCGGACCGCCTGCAAACCCTGGTCGACCGCCTGCTGGCGCCGCACCGGCGTCCGCATATCGTCGGCGACGTCAACATCCATGAAGTGTGCGAGCGCGTGCGCAGCCTGATCCTGGCCGAGTTCCCGCTTGGGCTCTCCATCCGGCGCGATTACGATGCGTCGATTCCCGAGTTCAGGGGCGACAAGGAACAGCTGATCCAGACCGTGCTCAATATCGCGCACAATGCCGCGCAGGCCCTGTCCGAGCGCATCGTGGCGGGCGACGCCGAGCTGGTTTTCAAGACCCGCGTGGCGCGCCAGGTGACCCTGGCCAAGGTACGCTACGGGCTGGCATTAGACTTGCATATCATCGACAATGGACCGGGCATCCCGCCGCAGATCCGCGACCGCATTTTCTATCCCCTGGTATCGGGACGGGAGGGCGGCAGCGGCCTGGGGCTGACACTGGCGCAGACCTTCGTGCAGCAGCACATGGGTGTGATCGAGTGCGAGAGCCGGCCTGGATTTACGGATTTCAGGATCCTGTTGCCGCTGCCATAA
- the ntrC gene encoding nitrogen regulation protein NR(I) produces MKPIWIVDDDASIRWVLEKALARENLATKSFSNARDAMAALEFDTPQVLVSDIRMPGESGLDLLQTVKATYPGLPVIIITAFSDLDSAVAAFQGGAFEYLAKPFDIDKAVELIRRALEESLRETSIESGPTDTPEILGQAPAMQEVFRAIGRLSQSNVTVLITGESGTGKELVARALHKHSPRAQQPFIALNTAAIPKDLLESELFGHERGAFTGAQTTRRGRFEQAENGTLFLDEIGDMPFDLQTRLLRVLSDGHFYRVGGHQPMKANVRVITATHQNLEQRVRDGLFREDLYHRLNVIRLRLPSLRERREDIPLLVRHFLVQSARQLGVEAKRMSDPALHFLTGLDLPGNVRQLENLCNWITVMAPGQTVDVKDMPLELTQEGGAETALPLAMGDSAPPANGHAGILAGGAGVALGAADGWIGLLELQAASMLAAGQSEVMDVLGRQFESALIKTALKHTHGRKNDAAVRLGIGRNTITRKIAELGIDGAKDE; encoded by the coding sequence ATGAAACCAATCTGGATAGTCGACGACGACGCCTCGATCCGCTGGGTGCTTGAAAAAGCCCTGGCGCGCGAGAACCTCGCGACCAAAAGCTTTTCCAACGCGCGCGATGCGATGGCCGCGCTCGAATTCGATACGCCGCAAGTGCTGGTGTCCGACATCCGCATGCCGGGCGAGTCGGGGCTGGACCTGCTGCAAACGGTCAAGGCCACTTATCCCGGCCTGCCGGTGATTATCATCACCGCGTTTTCCGATCTCGATTCGGCGGTTGCGGCCTTCCAGGGCGGCGCCTTCGAGTACCTGGCCAAGCCGTTCGATATCGACAAGGCGGTGGAACTGATCCGGCGCGCGCTCGAAGAAAGCCTGCGCGAGACCAGCATCGAATCCGGTCCCACCGACACGCCCGAAATCCTGGGCCAGGCGCCGGCCATGCAGGAAGTGTTCCGCGCCATCGGGCGCTTGTCGCAGTCGAATGTGACGGTGCTGATCACGGGCGAATCGGGCACCGGCAAGGAGCTGGTCGCGCGCGCGCTGCACAAGCACAGCCCGCGCGCGCAGCAGCCTTTCATCGCCTTGAATACGGCGGCGATCCCGAAGGACTTGCTCGAATCCGAACTGTTCGGCCACGAGCGCGGCGCCTTCACGGGCGCCCAGACCACGCGGCGCGGCCGCTTCGAGCAGGCCGAAAACGGCACCCTGTTTTTGGATGAAATCGGCGACATGCCGTTCGACCTGCAAACGCGCCTGCTGCGGGTGCTTTCGGACGGCCACTTTTACCGGGTCGGCGGGCACCAGCCGATGAAGGCCAATGTGCGCGTCATCACGGCCACCCACCAGAACTTGGAACAGCGCGTGCGCGACGGCCTGTTTCGCGAAGACTTGTACCACCGCCTGAACGTGATCCGCCTGCGCCTGCCCAGTTTGCGGGAGCGGCGCGAGGATATCCCCCTTTTGGTGCGCCACTTCCTGGTGCAGAGCGCGCGCCAGCTCGGCGTCGAGGCCAAGCGCATGAGCGATCCGGCGCTGCATTTTCTCACCGGGCTCGATTTGCCGGGCAATGTGCGCCAGCTGGAAAACCTGTGCAACTGGATCACCGTGATGGCGCCCGGGCAGACGGTGGACGTGAAGGACATGCCGCTCGAACTGACGCAGGAAGGCGGGGCCGAAACGGCGCTGCCGCTGGCCATGGGCGACAGTGCGCCGCCGGCCAACGGCCACGCGGGCATCCTCGCGGGCGGCGCCGGCGTGGCGCTGGGCGCGGCCGACGGCTGGATTGGCTTGCTGGAGCTGCAGGCGGCCAGCATGCTGGCGGCCGGGCAGTCGGAGGTGATGGATGTGCTGGGACGGCAGTTCGAGTCGGCGTTGATCAAGACGGCGCTCAAGCACACGCACGGGCGCAAGAACGATGCCGCGGTGCGCCTGGGGATCGGCCGCAACACCATCACCCGCAAGATCGCCGAATTGGGGATCGATGGCGCCAAGGACGAGTAG
- the corA gene encoding magnesium/cobalt transporter CorA, whose protein sequence is MLINCVAYQEGKKLSDISVEAISDYIQKPDCFVWVALKDAQPDELAIMQHEFGLHELAVEDALRGHQRPKIEEYGDSLFVVVQTVEMDGDEMSVGQVAMFVGDNYVLSVRNNVMRGFLGVRARAEREPHLLAKGSSFVLYALMDAVVDRYFPVVDALETELETIEDRIFIRGSQRTNIERLYELKRKVLMLRHAVTPLLDAIGKLHGGRVPAFCLDTQEYFRDVHDHLQRINGALDTIRDTIGTAIQVNLSMVAIDDGEVNKRLAAWAAIFAVFTAFAGVWGMNFDFMPELKWKYGYAVAISAMISVCVYLYYRFRKSGWL, encoded by the coding sequence ATGCTGATCAACTGCGTCGCCTACCAGGAAGGCAAAAAGCTGTCCGACATTTCCGTCGAAGCCATCAGCGACTATATTCAAAAACCCGACTGCTTCGTGTGGGTGGCCCTGAAGGACGCCCAGCCGGATGAACTGGCCATCATGCAGCACGAATTCGGCCTGCACGAACTGGCGGTGGAAGACGCGCTGCGCGGCCACCAGCGGCCCAAGATCGAGGAGTACGGCGATTCGCTGTTCGTGGTCGTGCAAACGGTCGAGATGGATGGCGATGAGATGAGCGTGGGCCAGGTGGCCATGTTCGTCGGCGACAATTACGTGCTCTCGGTGCGCAACAATGTGATGCGCGGTTTTCTCGGCGTGCGCGCGCGTGCCGAACGCGAACCGCACCTGCTGGCCAAGGGCTCGTCGTTCGTGCTCTATGCGCTGATGGATGCGGTGGTCGACCGCTATTTTCCGGTGGTCGATGCGCTCGAAACGGAACTCGAAACGATCGAAGACCGGATTTTTATCCGCGGCTCGCAGCGCACCAATATCGAACGCCTGTATGAACTCAAGCGCAAGGTGCTGATGCTGCGCCACGCGGTCACGCCGCTGCTCGACGCCATCGGCAAGCTGCATGGCGGACGGGTGCCGGCGTTCTGTCTCGACACCCAGGAATACTTCCGCGATGTGCACGATCACCTGCAAAGGATCAACGGCGCGCTCGATACCATCCGCGATACGATCGGCACGGCGATCCAGGTCAACCTGTCAATGGTGGCCATCGACGATGGCGAAGTCAATAAACGGCTGGCCGCCTGGGCTGCGATCTTCGCGGTGTTTACCGCGTTCGCCGGGGTGTGGGGGATGAACTTCGACTTCATGCCGGAGCTGAAATGGAAGTACGGCTACGCCGTTGCGATCAGCGCGATGATCAGCGTGTGCGTCTACCTGTACTACCGGTTCAGGAAATCGGGCTGGTTGTAG
- a CDS encoding peptidase domain-containing ABC transporter has protein sequence MKSILQNESSECGLACLAIVASHFGFNSDLSELRRQFAISLKGATLNQLMRHAAAMNLAARPLRLELDELQELQVPCILHWDLNHFVVLKRISRGLRGKITVVLLDPAVGERRMTLEEVSHHFTGVALELCPTAAFKKEDRTKKISIRELAGKIIGLRRALVQVIMLALALEIFAIVTPLFNQFVVDEVIISGDRELLKVLVFGFALLLITQTAIGLARSWFLMRWSIDIGFQWTTRVFTHMMRLPVSYFEKRHLGDIVSRFGSIGAIQGTLTSLCVESVLDGVMALMALGMMLLYSPKLCLIVIIAVSFYALLRWAFFHPLREASSERLILSAKESSNFLETIRAIVPLKLFGREAERAARWQNLRQDVINRDIKTQKIGITFKVSSTAITGAQGLALFYLGAGLVMENALTIGMLMAFMSYAGTFSGRIVSLIDLYINVKMLGMHAERLADIVLEEAETDLIVETETSRIRPAITLRNVKFRYAEGEPWVLDNVSLHIPAGQSIALVGPSGCGKTTMCKIILGLLEPTEGDVLIDDIPIRQLGLRTYRKLVGTVMQDDVLLAGSILDNINFFNESTDSAKVEHCALMASVHAEIAAMPMGYQTLVGDMGSSLSGGQKQRILLARALYKSPIVLALDEATSHLDIHNEKRVNAAIKQLNLTCIMVAHRPETIASAQRVVELRGGQVVELRNLDKDNNAEMIEKSPQPEVAVTNT, from the coding sequence ATGAAGTCTATTCTGCAAAATGAGTCAAGCGAATGCGGGCTTGCGTGCCTTGCCATAGTCGCCAGCCACTTCGGCTTTAACTCCGACCTGAGCGAATTACGCAGGCAATTCGCCATTAGCTTGAAGGGCGCGACGCTTAATCAACTCATGCGCCACGCTGCAGCCATGAATCTTGCGGCCCGCCCTCTCCGCCTCGAACTTGACGAATTGCAGGAACTTCAAGTGCCGTGCATCCTGCATTGGGACCTCAACCACTTTGTCGTTCTCAAAAGAATCTCAAGAGGCCTTCGGGGAAAAATCACCGTCGTTCTGCTAGACCCTGCGGTAGGCGAGCGCCGCATGACGCTTGAAGAGGTATCCCACCACTTCACCGGGGTCGCCTTGGAACTGTGCCCGACCGCGGCATTCAAGAAAGAAGATCGAACCAAAAAAATATCCATCAGGGAACTTGCCGGCAAGATAATTGGATTGCGGCGTGCGCTCGTCCAGGTAATTATGCTTGCCCTGGCACTGGAAATCTTCGCGATTGTAACGCCATTATTCAACCAATTCGTGGTCGATGAGGTAATCATCAGCGGCGATCGGGAGCTGCTGAAAGTGCTGGTTTTCGGGTTTGCCCTGCTTTTGATAACCCAAACGGCAATCGGATTGGCTCGTAGCTGGTTCTTGATGCGATGGAGTATAGACATTGGATTTCAGTGGACCACCCGGGTATTTACCCACATGATGCGCTTGCCGGTATCGTATTTTGAAAAGCGCCATTTGGGCGATATTGTTTCGCGTTTCGGGAGTATCGGGGCGATCCAAGGGACCCTCACGAGTTTGTGCGTAGAGAGCGTTTTGGACGGTGTAATGGCGCTCATGGCGTTGGGCATGATGCTTCTATACAGTCCGAAATTATGCTTGATCGTCATCATCGCCGTTTCCTTTTATGCTTTATTACGCTGGGCGTTCTTTCATCCCTTGCGGGAAGCGTCGAGCGAACGCCTGATATTGTCGGCCAAGGAAAGTTCAAATTTTCTTGAGACGATCCGCGCAATCGTCCCTCTGAAGTTGTTTGGCCGCGAAGCCGAACGCGCCGCCAGGTGGCAAAACTTGAGACAGGACGTTATCAATCGCGATATCAAAACGCAAAAAATTGGTATTACCTTCAAAGTTTCCAGCACCGCGATCACGGGAGCCCAAGGCCTCGCGCTCTTCTATCTGGGTGCCGGCTTGGTCATGGAAAATGCCTTGACCATCGGCATGCTCATGGCCTTTATGAGTTACGCCGGTACTTTCTCGGGCAGGATCGTCAGTCTCATCGATTTATACATTAACGTTAAGATGCTCGGCATGCACGCCGAAAGGCTGGCCGACATCGTGCTGGAAGAAGCCGAAACCGACTTAATTGTGGAAACGGAGACGAGCAGAATTCGTCCCGCCATAACCTTGAGAAACGTGAAATTTCGATACGCCGAAGGAGAGCCTTGGGTGCTCGACAACGTCAGCCTGCATATTCCGGCCGGTCAAAGCATTGCTTTGGTGGGTCCAAGTGGATGTGGAAAAACGACGATGTGCAAAATTATTCTTGGCTTGCTGGAACCGACTGAAGGCGATGTCCTGATCGATGATATCCCGATTCGCCAACTTGGTCTTCGCACTTATCGGAAACTGGTCGGAACTGTCATGCAGGACGACGTTCTCTTAGCCGGCTCGATTCTCGATAACATTAATTTTTTCAACGAGAGCACCGATAGTGCGAAAGTCGAGCACTGTGCATTAATGGCATCCGTGCATGCTGAAATAGCAGCGATGCCGATGGGATATCAAACTCTGGTGGGGGATATGGGAAGCAGTCTTTCCGGCGGGCAGAAACAGCGCATTTTATTGGCTCGTGCCTTATATAAGTCACCAATCGTGCTAGCACTGGATGAAGCCACCAGCCACCTGGACATCCATAATGAAAAGAGGGTAAATGCCGCTATCAAGCAGCTTAACCTGACTTGCATCATGGTAGCCCATCGGCCGGAAACAATCGCATCGGCGCAGAGAGTCGTTGAATTGCGCGGGGGCCAAGTCGTAGAATTGCGCAACCTTGATAAGGATAACAACGCTGAGATGATTGAAAAATCCCCACAGCCAGAGGTTGCCGTCACTAACACATGA
- a CDS encoding HlyD family secretion protein — protein sequence MLNPEKQPRHTPSGEAHPPPLFRSEVLASKSAQWIGAIRLAQPISRSVIAFCSLAIASCLIMFMAFGSVTKKARISGITTPISGSLTISSLNAGVLVQNHVVEGQQVKAGQILFELSTERQGNNGEITELIGQQLGIRKQTLEGERATRVAQDSEKNRSINARMANLLMEAEQIDQELALAERRLSLAEKNRDKFDTLQTSGFVSSVQSQQKLEDVLDLTSRISTLKRSKVQLKSNQMSLESEKIDVAANHSSIMAQLRRAVASLDQEVAENQNRKTSLVVAQQDGIVTTVTYQPGQFVNAAQVLATLIPKNSASSASNELQVHLYAHSRTAGFIAPGQSVLIRYQAYPYQKFGLQRGTIIDVSKTPFAPNELPSNVASTILSNAQQNTIGVNPNEGVYRIKVKLDKQTIDTYGTKQALKPGMTLDADVQQDSRKIWEWIAEPLLAVTRR from the coding sequence ATGCTGAATCCCGAAAAACAACCCAGACATACCCCAAGCGGTGAAGCGCATCCACCGCCACTGTTTCGCAGCGAAGTTCTCGCGTCAAAAAGCGCGCAATGGATCGGCGCGATTCGCTTGGCTCAGCCAATTTCAAGAAGCGTCATTGCTTTCTGCTCACTGGCAATTGCATCATGTTTAATCATGTTTATGGCGTTCGGAAGCGTAACAAAAAAGGCGCGCATTTCGGGGATTACAACGCCAATCAGTGGGAGTCTTACCATCAGCTCCCTCAATGCAGGCGTATTGGTGCAAAATCATGTGGTTGAAGGTCAGCAGGTCAAGGCCGGTCAAATTTTGTTCGAGCTTTCCACTGAACGCCAGGGGAATAACGGGGAGATAACTGAGCTGATCGGCCAGCAGCTGGGCATTCGGAAGCAAACCCTCGAAGGCGAACGCGCCACACGGGTCGCGCAAGACAGCGAAAAAAACCGAAGCATTAACGCGCGCATGGCCAACCTCCTTATGGAAGCGGAACAGATCGATCAGGAACTGGCTTTGGCTGAACGCCGTCTGAGCCTCGCGGAAAAAAACCGGGATAAATTCGACACTTTGCAAACCAGCGGATTCGTTTCATCTGTGCAGTCGCAACAGAAATTGGAAGATGTATTAGACCTGACTTCCCGCATAAGCACGCTGAAACGGTCAAAAGTACAGCTGAAGTCCAACCAAATGAGTTTAGAGTCGGAAAAGATTGACGTGGCGGCAAATCATAGTTCAATCATGGCGCAACTTCGACGGGCAGTCGCCTCCTTGGATCAAGAGGTCGCGGAAAACCAAAATCGAAAAACAAGTTTGGTTGTCGCTCAGCAAGACGGAATTGTTACCACGGTAACGTATCAGCCTGGACAATTCGTAAATGCAGCGCAGGTGCTGGCAACCCTCATTCCCAAGAATAGCGCAAGCTCCGCCAGCAATGAATTACAAGTACATCTTTATGCCCACAGCAGAACCGCGGGATTTATTGCGCCTGGACAATCTGTGCTTATACGATACCAGGCTTACCCCTATCAAAAATTTGGCTTGCAACGGGGGACTATCATTGATGTCAGCAAGACGCCATTCGCGCCCAATGAGCTTCCTTCAAACGTCGCGAGTACCATTCTCAGCAATGCTCAACAAAATACGATAGGGGTCAATCCCAACGAAGGTGTCTATCGGATAAAAGTGAAATTGGACAAGCAGACCATCGATACCTATGGCACAAAACAGGCTCTTAAGCCGGGCATGACACTCGACGCCGACGTACAGCAGGACAGCCGGAAGATTTGGGAGTGGATCGCGGAACCTTTGCTCGCCGTCACACGACGCTGA
- a CDS encoding NAD(P)/FAD-dependent oxidoreductase, with protein MLRINELKLPLDHADADLREAILARLGIAGADLLGFSVFKRSYDARKRSAIVLIYAIDAELRDEAGVLARLQHDAHVLPAPDTGYTFVAGGEQLQGHDRNERPVVIGTGPCGLFAALILAQMGLRPLILERGKVVRERTVDTFGFWRKRELNPESNVQYGEGGAGTFSDGKLYSQIKDPKHYGRKVLTEFVKAGAPDEIMYVSKPHIGTFRLVKMVEQMRENIIALGGEYRFESKVTDIEVEGDGDARQIRGITLASGEHIPTRHVVLAIGHSARDTFEMLYERGVYIEAKPFSVGFRVEHPQSLIDACRFGPNAGNKILGAADYKLVHHAANGRSVYSFCMCPGGTVVAAASEPGRVVTNGMSQYSRNERNANSAIVVGITPADYIDNPGHPLAGIALQRRLEEGAFALGGGTYDAPGQLMGDFVKGRASTAFGSVVPSFKPAVHLTDLATALPDYAIIAMREAFPAFDKQIRGYYQEDAVLTGVETRTSSPIRIKRRDDNLQSLNTRGLFPAGEGAGYAGGILSAAVDGIKVAEAVALSMAAA; from the coding sequence ATGCTGCGAATTAACGAACTCAAACTCCCGCTCGACCATGCCGACGCCGACCTGCGCGAGGCGATCCTGGCGCGCCTGGGCATTGCCGGCGCCGACCTGCTCGGGTTCAGTGTGTTCAAGCGCAGCTACGACGCGAGAAAGCGCAGCGCCATCGTGCTGATCTATGCCATCGATGCCGAACTGCGCGACGAAGCGGGAGTGCTGGCGCGCCTGCAGCACGACGCTCATGTCCTGCCCGCGCCCGACACCGGCTACACCTTCGTCGCCGGCGGCGAGCAGCTGCAGGGCCACGACCGCAACGAGCGCCCGGTCGTCATCGGCACCGGCCCGTGCGGGCTGTTCGCGGCGCTGATCCTGGCCCAGATGGGCCTGCGACCGCTGATCCTCGAACGCGGCAAGGTAGTGCGCGAGCGCACCGTCGACACCTTCGGCTTCTGGCGCAAGCGCGAGCTGAACCCGGAATCGAACGTCCAGTACGGCGAAGGCGGGGCCGGCACCTTTTCCGACGGCAAGCTGTACAGCCAGATCAAGGATCCCAAGCACTACGGCCGCAAGGTGCTGACCGAGTTCGTCAAGGCCGGCGCGCCGGACGAGATCATGTACGTGAGCAAACCGCACATCGGCACCTTCCGCCTGGTCAAGATGGTCGAACAGATGCGCGAGAACATCATCGCGCTGGGCGGCGAATACCGTTTCGAAAGCAAGGTCACCGATATCGAGGTGGAAGGAGACGGCGACGCGCGCCAGATCCGCGGCATCACCCTGGCCAGCGGCGAACATATCCCCACGCGCCACGTGGTGCTGGCCATCGGCCACAGCGCGCGCGACACCTTCGAAATGCTGTACGAGCGCGGCGTCTATATTGAAGCGAAGCCGTTTTCGGTCGGTTTCCGGGTCGAGCACCCGCAGTCGCTGATCGACGCCTGCCGCTTCGGTCCGAACGCCGGCAACAAGATCCTGGGCGCGGCCGACTATAAACTGGTGCACCACGCCGCCAACGGCCGCTCGGTGTACAGCTTCTGCATGTGCCCGGGCGGCACGGTGGTCGCCGCCGCCTCCGAACCGGGGCGCGTGGTCACCAACGGCATGAGCCAGTATTCGCGCAACGAGCGCAATGCCAACAGCGCCATCGTGGTGGGCATTACGCCGGCCGACTATATCGACAACCCGGGCCACCCGCTGGCCGGCATCGCGCTCCAGCGCCGGCTGGAAGAAGGCGCGTTCGCGCTGGGCGGCGGCACCTACGACGCGCCGGGGCAGCTGATGGGCGACTTCGTCAAGGGGCGCGCCTCGACCGCCTTCGGCTCGGTGGTCCCGTCGTTCAAGCCGGCGGTGCACCTGACCGACCTGGCCACCGCCCTGCCCGACTACGCCATCATCGCCATGCGCGAAGCCTTCCCGGCGTTCGACAAGCAGATTCGCGGCTACTACCAGGAAGACGCGGTGCTGACCGGCGTGGAAACGCGCACCTCGTCGCCGATCCGCATCAAGCGCCGCGACGACAACCTGCAAAGCCTGAACACGCGCGGCCTGTTCCCGGCCGGCGAAGGCGCCGGCTACGCGGGCGGGATTTTGTCGGCGGCGGTCGACGGCATCAAGGTGGCGGAGGCGGTGGCGCTGTCGATGGCAGCGGCGTAA